A part of Sulfurimonas sp. HSL-1716 genomic DNA contains:
- a CDS encoding RDD family protein yields MNEEIENLLDREQFVLASIQKRALAFFIDEVLLSIIFIAIIWKYFVQATNIEQMIDLTNSFVLEYMALKIVYQTFFVALYGASIGKIVTKIKVIEIMTLEKPGIIVSFNRAVFRVISEMIFYLGFLWGVMNPSRQAWHDLTAKTLVIDA; encoded by the coding sequence ATGAACGAAGAGATAGAGAACCTGCTTGATCGGGAACAGTTCGTATTGGCATCCATACAAAAGCGTGCTTTGGCTTTTTTTATCGACGAGGTGCTCTTGTCTATCATCTTTATCGCCATTATATGGAAGTATTTCGTTCAGGCGACGAATATCGAACAGATGATAGACCTTACAAACTCTTTTGTTCTGGAATATATGGCGTTGAAAATAGTCTATCAGACTTTTTTCGTCGCTTTGTACGGCGCCAGTATAGGAAAGATAGTCACAAAAATAAAAGTGATAGAGATCATGACCTTGGAGAAGCCGGGGATAATCGTATCTTTTAACAGAGCTGTCTTTAGAGTTATCAGTGAAATGATATTTTATCTGGGATTTTTGTGGGGTGTTATGAACCCTTCCAGACAAGCATGGCACGATCTAACTGCAAAAACCTTGGTGATCGATGCGTAA